The nucleotide window CGAGCACGGCTGTGGCCAGCACGTGCGCGGCCGAGTGCCGCATGCGGGAGAGCGTGTCGTTCATGGGAGAGATCCTTCGTCAGGTAGGGAGCGGGCCGAACCCCGCCAAGAAAACAAAATCGCCCGGCGGTGCCGGGCGCGGCCCCCGCGGCGCGGCACGCTGGCCGCGACATGGCGGGGGCTAGGTAGTGACGCGGATTTCACCCAGTGATGGGCGAGAGCTTCGGCTACAAATCACCATGGCGGGATGCTATCACAGCCCCTCGGCCTCCCACTCGAACTCCAGCTCGCCGACCACAATTGTGTCGCCGGGCTCCGCGCCGGCCGTTTCGAGGCGCGCGGTGACGCCGCTGCGGTCGAGCCGGCGCTGGAAGTAGTCGACCGCGTCCTGGGTGTTCAGATTGAGTTGCCGCGCCAGCCGTTCGAGCGTCGGGTCGCGGATGACGTAGGCCCCGTCCTCGCGACGAAACAGCCGCGGGGCCTCGTGGACCGGCTCGGGGCGCAGCACCGGCGGGGCCGTCGGCTGGGGACGCTCCGGCTCGGGTGCCTCGGCCAGCGCGCCCAGCGCACGTTGTACGAGCATCGGAATACCCTCGCCAGTCGCCGCGGACACCGCCACCGGCTCGCAGGCGCGCTCGCGGCATGCCGCGGCAAAGGCGCTCCATTCGGCGCGAGACTCGGCAAGGTCGATCTTGTTGAAGGCCACGATCTGCGGCCGCGACTCCAATCCGGCGCCGTGGCTTGCCAGCTCATGATTGATGGCGTCCAACGCCTCCATCGGCGGTCGCTCCAGCCCCGAGCCGTCAACGACGTGGATGAGCACCCGCGACCGCCTGGCGTGGCGCAGAAACTGAGCCCCGAGACCCGCCCCCTCGCTGGCGCCCTCGATCAGTCCCGGCAGATCGGCCACGACCATGTGCGTGTCGCTGGCCGCGACGACGCCCAGGACGGGCTGCAGCGTCGTGAAGGGATACGGCGCGACCTTCGGCCGGGCGTCGCTGATGCGCGTCAACAGTGAGGACTTACCCGCATTGGGCGCACCGACGAGACCGACGTCGGCGATCAACTCCAACTCCAGGCGCAGGTGGCATTCCTCCCCGTCCGCGCCGCGCAGCGCAAGGTCCGGCGCCGTAAACCGCGACGACTTGAAGCGCGCATTGCCGCGCCCCCCCGAACCGCCGTGGGCGACCACCTCGACCTGGCCGTCCTCGACCAGGTCGTGCAGCACCTGCGAGGCGGTGTCGTCATACACCACCGTGCCGAGCGGGACATCGATGGTCACGGGCTTGCCGTCGCGCCCCTGGCGCAGGCTGCGCTGGCCGGGCGCGCCGTTGCCCGCGATGAAGCGATGCTGGTATTGCAGGTGCGTCAGCGCATGCAAGTTTTCCCGCGCCCGGATCAGCACGTCGCCGCCGCGGCCGCCATCGCCGCCGTCGGGTCCGCCGAGCGGCACGTGCTTCTCCCGCCGGAAGCTCGCCGCGCCGTCGCCGCCGCGCCCGGCGCGCACGTAGACGCCGGCCTGGTCGAAGAAATTGGCGGTGGAATCAGGCATGAGTCCGGCGCGGGTGCGGCGCAGGTCAATTCTGCCGCACGAGATTCACCGAGGCGCCCGGCTAAACTCTGACCACGTCACGCCAAGGGAGACTCATGCGCATCCTCGCCCTGGCCGCATCACCCGGCGACGCCGAGATATGCTGCGGCGGCACGCTGGCGCGCGTGGTCGCATCACGGGGCGCCGTGGCGATCTGCACCCTGGCCAACGGCAACAGCCTGGGCAGTGATTTGCCGCCCCGCGAGCTGGCCGACGCGCATCGCGCCGAGGCGGAGGCTGCGGCCAAGTCCCTGGGCGCGGAACTCTTCTGGTTCGGCCACTCGGACTTCAGCGTGGCCAACGACGCCGTGACGCGGATGCAACTGGTCGAGGTGGTGCGGACCTTTCGGCCAAATGCGCTGCTCGCGCCGGCGTCAGTGGACGCACACTACGACCTGCGCGACATCTCGCGGCTGGCGCTCGACGCGACGCACCTTGCCGCCGCGCCAACCGCCCGCACCGAGCAGGACCCCCTCGACGCGCCGCCCGCGGTGTTCGCCTACGAGCCGCGATGGCTCGAGGGCTTCACGCCCGACACTTACGTGGACGTGAGCGACACGATTGACGCCAAGCAGGCGGCCATCGCGCACCTCAAGACGCTGGCGCAGTGGTACGTGACGCAGCGAGGCATCGACATCGCCGAGGCGGCCGAGACGGTGTCGGCGTACCGCGGCCTCCAGGCGGGCGTGGACTTCGCCGAGGCCTTTGCGGCGGCGCCAATTGCCGGCAGGTCGGCGACGACCCGAATCCTCCCGTAGCGGCAACCGCGTGAACGCACCGACCGACGGCCGGCGGTCGCTCGAACGGCTGTTCGGCGCTGGCGGCGCGCTGTCACGGTTGCTTCCCGGCTTCGAGACCCGTGCCTGCCAGCTTCAGATGGCCGACTTCGTGGAAGGTGCGCTCGCCGCCGGCCAGCATGCGCTCGTCGAGGCCGGCACCGGCACCGGCAAATCGCTGGCCTACCTGGCGCCGCTGCTGCGCTCGAAGTCGCAGGCCATCGTGAGCACCGCCACCAAGGCGCTGCAGGATCAGCTCTGGTTTCACGACCTGCCGCTGGCCGTCCGTCTCACGGGCGTGTCGCCGACCGTGGCGCGCTTGAAGGGCCGCGCGAACTATCTCTGCCTGCTGTCCCTGGATGCGCAGGCGCAAATGCCCGACGCGGCAATCGTGGGGCACATGCCTGAGGTGCGGGCCTGGGCCGACCGCACCACCAGCGGCGACATGGACGAACTGGGCGAGGGCGCGACGCCGGTGCTGCGCGCCGCTTTGACGCGCGGAATGGAGACTTGCGAGGGACGACTGTGTCCCTTCGTGCGCGAGTGCTGGGCCGAAAAGGCGCGGACCCAGGCCGCCGACGCCCAGATCGTGATTACCAATCACCATCTCGTGCTGGTGGACGCCAAGCTCCGATCGGTGGGCGACGAGGACGGGACCGGCATGCCGCTTCCGCAGGGCGCGCCGGCGGTGCTCGACGAGGCCCACACGCTGGAGGACGCGGCAACCTCCGTCTTCGCGGCGGAGATTGACGCCGGCCGCGCCTCGCGCATGCTCAACACGCGGCGGGTCATCGACGCCGTCGGTCGCGGGCGCGCCGGGACCATTCGGGCGGCGCTGGAGGCGTCCACGGCGGCGTTCGCCCAGGTCGAGCGCATGCTGGGCGCGGGCCGCTCGCCAATCCGGGAGGAGATCCCCGCAGGGATCCGGCTGGCGGAGTTGGCGACCGACCTGGCCGAGGCGGTCGGTGAGGTTGCCGACGGTGAGGAGGGCGCCTGGCTGAGCCGCCGGCTGCGCGAGTTGGCGATGGACGCGGACCGCGTCTTTCGCGTCGGCGACCCGGATTGGGTGCACTTCGCGGAGCGGTCCGACGAGCGCGGCATCGTCGCGACCGCCGCCCCGATCGATGTGGCGTTGACGTTCAAGCAGCTGGTGGCCGACCGCCGGCAAGTGATCGGCACGTCGGCCACGCTCACGGTCGGCGGCTCGTTCGCCTATACGGCCGATCGCCTGGGCCTGGCCGGTGCGGAGGGAATGGTGACCGAGCCGGCCTTCGACTACCGGCGCCAGTCTCTCTTGTATCTGCCGCGCGACATCCCCGAACCACCGACGGGCGGTGGCGCCTCGGAGGCATACGCCGACGCCATCGCGGCCCGCATCGAGGCGCTGGTGCAGGCCTCGCGAGGCGGTGCCTTTTGCCTGTTTACCAGCCACCGGGCGCTGCGCGACGCGTGGCGCCGGCTCTCGGGCCGGCTGGAATTCCCCGTGCTGCGCCAGGGCCAGGCGCCCACGCCCGTGCTGCTCGACCAGTTCCGCGCGGCCGGCAATGCCGTCCTCTTCGGCACGCGGTCATTCTGGGAAGGCGTCGACGTGCCGGGCGAGGCGCTGAGCCTGGTCATCATCACGCGCTTGCCCTTCGCCGTGCCCGACGATCCGGTCATTGCCGCGCGCACCGACCGTCTGCGGGCCGAGGGCCGGAACTGGTTCGGCGAGTTCGCCCTGCCGCGCGCCACGTTGCTGCTCAAGCAAGGCGTGGGGCGCCTCATTCGCTCGAGCCAGGACCGCGGCGTGGTGGCCATCCTGGATCGCAGGCTGACCACCCGCCGCTACGGCGCCCTGGTGCTGGACTCGCTGCCGCCCGCGCGGCGCACCGCCGAGCTGGCAGACGTCTACCGCTTCTTCCGGTCAGGCGGCCGCTAGGACTGGGCTGCCCGCGGCCAGTGGCCTAACCCCAATTCGTTCGCCCTGAGCTTGTCGAAGGGGCTTTTGAACGGATTGGGGTCAATTGATGCCATGGGTCCTGACTTATTCTGAGGCCTCTTAGCTCTCCTCGGACTCGTCCTCCTCCGAGTCGCCGCCATCCATTTCGCCGTCCTCGTCCGGCAACTCGATGTCGAAGATGATGTTCACGGACACGCGAACCGTGAAGTCTCCGGGTGACACGGGCACGCTCCCGCTGGCGGACTCCAGCATGACCGCTCGCTCGACGCGGACCGATTCGGGGAAGCCACCGGAGATTTCGGCGATATGCCGGGGGCTGCCGACCGCGACGCCCAGCCGCTCGGCCAACTGCTCGGCCTTGGCGACCGCGTTGTCGACGGCCGCGTCCCGTGCAGCCTCTTCCAGCGATTGCGTGTCTTCCACGCCGAAGGAGATGCCGCGCACCGTGTTCGCGCCGGCCGCCAGCGCCGCGCCCAGCACGTCGCCCGTGCTGTCAATGTCCCGCACGCGCACGGAGATCTGGTTGACCACGTGGTAAAGGAAGTCACCGGTCGGGCCGTCTTTGTCATAGATCTGCTCGACCCACATGTTGAAGCTGCGGGTCTGGATGTCGTCCTCGGAGACCTCCAGATCGGTCAGTGCCTCGATGACGCCTTGCATGGTCGAGGTGTTGTCGTCGATGGCGGTCTTTGGATCTTCGTCGATCGTCTCAACGCCGAGTTGGATATCGACGATATCGGGAGCCGCGGACGCCGCGCCGTCGCCGTTCACCGTGAGGGTGCGCGGCGGCTCTAGGTAGGACGTCCCGTTCGAGTCCGCGCCAACGACGGCGACGCTGCCGATGACGGCCGCCAGCGCCAGAATGGCGATGGCCAGGGTGACTCGTGCACGGTTCAACATCTCCAGCTCCTTCGGCGGAAAACGGCGCGGCACCGTCCTGAAGAGAGTACGCCGAACGGTTCCACATCGTTCCCGCGCATGTGGGATACGCCACACAACGTTCCCACGGCCATTGGCACCGACGCGCGAAATGCGCACGCCGAGGCGCCGCGCTGCCGCTGATGTGCTAGGGCGTCGGAGCTAGCAGCCGCAGGAACCGCCGCAGCAGCTTGCACCCGCGTCATATGCGGGCGGCGACTCACTGCTGCCGGACGACGAGGCCCCAACCATGGCCAGCGCGTGGTAGATGCGGCGGACGCGCTTGCTGCGACAGGACGTGCAAACGACTGGACTCTCGTCGGTCATGCTGCGGCGGATATCGAACACGTCGCCGCACTTTTCGCATTCGTAGGTGTAGGCCGGCATGCAAGTCCTCAGCGCAGGTCCGTCGGCGCCAGAGTATACGCCGCACACGTGAAGTCGCTGGGGCGTGCCATGATGCCGCCTCGGAATTCGTGCGGGCCGCCGTTCGCGGGCGGTCGGGAAGGAGGCCATGTGCATGGACCTGGAACGGTTCATACGTGACATCCCGGACTTCCCCAAGCCGGGAATCATGTTCAAGGACATCACGCCGCTGCTGCGGCATCCGGACGCGCTGCGCGAAGCCATTGACCAGCTCGCGGCGCCGTACCGCGAGGCGCCGCCGGACGCTTTGGTGGCGGTCGAGGCGCGGGGGTTCCTGTTTGCGGCCGCTGCGGCGGTGCAGCTGGGCTGCGGCGTGGTGCCGGTGCGCAAGCCGGGGAAGCTGCCCGCCGCCACCCACCAGATCACCTATGAATTGGAATACGGCAGCGATGCGCTGGAGATCCACCGCGACGCGCTGCAGGTCGGCGATCGCGTGGTGGTGATGGACGACCTGCTGGCGACCGGAGGAACCACGGCGGCGGCCGTGAAGCTCGTGCGTGAGCTGGGCGCCGAGGTGATCGGCAGCGCGTTCCTGATCGAGCTGGTGTTTCTCAACGGCCGAGCGCAGCTCGACGACCACCCCGTGCACAGCGTCATTCGCATCGAGTGACCCTGCCCTCGCCGGCGGAGCTGGCCGACCGGCTGGAGCCATTGCTGGACGCGCTGGCAGAGCACTTCGGCCCGCAGCGATGGTGGACCGACGCCGACCCCTTCGAGGTGATCGCCGGCGCGCTGCTGGTGCAGCACACGGCCTGGACCGGCGCCGCCAAGGCCATCGAGAACCTCCGAGCCGCCGGCGCGCTGTCGATCGGCGGCATCCTGGCGCTCGACGAACTCAGGTGTCAGGAACTGGTGCGCCCGAGCGGGTCCTTCCGCCAGAAGACGGCCAAGCTGCACGCCTTCGCCACGCACGTGCGGGAGGCGCACGACGGCGACCTGCACCGCATGCTGCGCGCCCCAATGGAGTCGCTGCGGCGTGAGCTGCTCGGCATCTGGGGCGTCGGACCCGAAACCGCGGACGCCATCCTGCTCTACGCCGCGCGCCAGCCGAGCTTCGTGGTCGACACCTACACCCAGCGCGCGCTGGAGCGGCTAGGCGTCATTCCAAAGGCGGTGCCCCGGGCCTCGCTACGCGCGCTGCTCCTGGAGGCGCTGCCGCCGGATGCCTGGCAGCTCGCCGAGGCTCACGGACTCTTCGTACGGCTCGGCAAGGCGCACTGCCGCTCGACGCCCGACTGTCCATCGTGCCC belongs to Chloroflexota bacterium and includes:
- a CDS encoding PIG-L family deacetylase, whose translation is MRILALAASPGDAEICCGGTLARVVASRGAVAICTLANGNSLGSDLPPRELADAHRAEAEAAAKSLGAELFWFGHSDFSVANDAVTRMQLVEVVRTFRPNALLAPASVDAHYDLRDISRLALDATHLAAAPTARTEQDPLDAPPAVFAYEPRWLEGFTPDTYVDVSDTIDAKQAAIAHLKTLAQWYVTQRGIDIAEAAETVSAYRGLQAGVDFAEAFAAAPIAGRSATTRILP
- a CDS encoding zinc ribbon domain-containing protein, which gives rise to MPAYTYECEKCGDVFDIRRSMTDESPVVCTSCRSKRVRRIYHALAMVGASSSGSSESPPAYDAGASCCGGSCGC
- a CDS encoding SIMPL domain-containing protein (The SIMPL domain is named for its presence in mouse protein SIMPL (signalling molecule that associates with mouse pelle-like kinase). Bacterial member BP26, from Brucella, was shown to assemble into a channel-like structure, while YggE from E. coli has been associated with resistance to oxidative stress.), yielding MLNRARVTLAIAILALAAVIGSVAVVGADSNGTSYLEPPRTLTVNGDGAASAAPDIVDIQLGVETIDEDPKTAIDDNTSTMQGVIEALTDLEVSEDDIQTRSFNMWVEQIYDKDGPTGDFLYHVVNQISVRVRDIDSTGDVLGAALAAGANTVRGISFGVEDTQSLEEAARDAAVDNAVAKAEQLAERLGVAVGSPRHIAEISGGFPESVRVERAVMLESASGSVPVSPGDFTVRVSVNIIFDIELPDEDGEMDGGDSEEDESEES
- a CDS encoding adenine phosphoribosyltransferase, whose amino-acid sequence is MDLERFIRDIPDFPKPGIMFKDITPLLRHPDALREAIDQLAAPYREAPPDALVAVEARGFLFAAAAAVQLGCGVVPVRKPGKLPAATHQITYELEYGSDALEIHRDALQVGDRVVVMDDLLATGGTTAAAVKLVRELGAEVIGSAFLIELVFLNGRAQLDDHPVHSVIRIE
- a CDS encoding ATP-dependent DNA helicase, giving the protein MNAPTDGRRSLERLFGAGGALSRLLPGFETRACQLQMADFVEGALAAGQHALVEAGTGTGKSLAYLAPLLRSKSQAIVSTATKALQDQLWFHDLPLAVRLTGVSPTVARLKGRANYLCLLSLDAQAQMPDAAIVGHMPEVRAWADRTTSGDMDELGEGATPVLRAALTRGMETCEGRLCPFVRECWAEKARTQAADAQIVITNHHLVLVDAKLRSVGDEDGTGMPLPQGAPAVLDEAHTLEDAATSVFAAEIDAGRASRMLNTRRVIDAVGRGRAGTIRAALEASTAAFAQVERMLGAGRSPIREEIPAGIRLAELATDLAEAVGEVADGEEGAWLSRRLRELAMDADRVFRVGDPDWVHFAERSDERGIVATAAPIDVALTFKQLVADRRQVIGTSATLTVGGSFAYTADRLGLAGAEGMVTEPAFDYRRQSLLYLPRDIPEPPTGGGASEAYADAIAARIEALVQASRGGAFCLFTSHRALRDAWRRLSGRLEFPVLRQGQAPTPVLLDQFRAAGNAVLFGTRSFWEGVDVPGEALSLVIITRLPFAVPDDPVIAARTDRLRAEGRNWFGEFALPRATLLLKQGVGRLIRSSQDRGVVAILDRRLTTRRYGALVLDSLPPARRTAELADVYRFFRSGGR
- the obgE gene encoding GTPase ObgE gives rise to the protein MPDSTANFFDQAGVYVRAGRGGDGAASFRREKHVPLGGPDGGDGGRGGDVLIRARENLHALTHLQYQHRFIAGNGAPGQRSLRQGRDGKPVTIDVPLGTVVYDDTASQVLHDLVEDGQVEVVAHGGSGGRGNARFKSSRFTAPDLALRGADGEECHLRLELELIADVGLVGAPNAGKSSLLTRISDARPKVAPYPFTTLQPVLGVVAASDTHMVVADLPGLIEGASEGAGLGAQFLRHARRSRVLIHVVDGSGLERPPMEALDAINHELASHGAGLESRPQIVAFNKIDLAESRAEWSAFAAACRERACEPVAVSAATGEGIPMLVQRALGALAEAPEPERPQPTAPPVLRPEPVHEAPRLFRREDGAYVIRDPTLERLARQLNLNTQDAVDYFQRRLDRSGVTARLETAGAEPGDTIVVGELEFEWEAEGL
- a CDS encoding endonuclease III domain-containing protein, whose protein sequence is MTLPSPAELADRLEPLLDALAEHFGPQRWWTDADPFEVIAGALLVQHTAWTGAAKAIENLRAAGALSIGGILALDELRCQELVRPSGSFRQKTAKLHAFATHVREAHDGDLHRMLRAPMESLRRELLGIWGVGPETADAILLYAARQPSFVVDTYTQRALERLGVIPKAVPRASLRALLLEALPPDAWQLAEAHGLFVRLGKAHCRSTPDCPSCPLLMGCRYGSGGRLR